The following proteins are encoded in a genomic region of Pyrus communis chromosome 11, drPyrComm1.1, whole genome shotgun sequence:
- the LOC137709340 gene encoding tryptophan synthase alpha chain-like, with protein sequence MTTFLKYTSTTVTGFQLKNPQNPFHLHSHSQTRTLSTQKRLVTPMAALSITSPTTNISHTFRKLKDQGKVAFIPYITAGDPDLSTTAQALKMLDSCGSDLIELGVPYSDPILDGPVIQASATRSLARGTNFNAIMSMLKEVVPQLSCPIVLFSYLNPILNHGVEKFMHNIMDVGVHGLVVPDAPFEVTKSLRIEAVKNKIELALLTTPTTPTDRMKNIVEASEGFVYLVSSVGVTGVRESVNEQVPTLLREIREATSKPVAVGFGLSKPEHLKKVAEWGADGVIVGSAIVKVLGEAKSPKEGLKELETFIKSFKSALL encoded by the coding sequence ATGACTACTTTTCTCAAATATACTAGTACTACTGTTACTGGCTTTCAACTTAAGAATCCTCAAAACCCATTCCATCTCCATTCTCATTCTCAAACACGTACCCTCTCAACCCAAAAAAGACTGGTAACCCCAATGGCTGCTCTCAGCATTACCTCCCCTACCACCAACATCTCACACACATTTAGAAAACTCAAGGACCAAGGTAAAGTGGCATTTATCCCCTACATCACCGCCGGCGATCCTGATCTTTCAACCACGGCTCAAGCTTTGAAGATGCTCGATTCTTGCGGATCAGACTTGATCGAATTAGGCGTGCCATACTCAGATCCAATACTAGACGGTCCAGTTATTCAGGCTTCAGCCACACGTTCCTTGGCAAGGGGGACGAATTTCAACGCAATTATGTCAATGTTGAAGGAGGTGGTGCCACAATTGTCTTGTCCAATTGTTCTATTTTCGTACCTCAACCCGATTCTTAACCATGGTGTTGAAAAGTTCATGCACAACATTATGGACGTTGGGGTACATGGGCTTGTGGTTCCAGACGCTCCATTTGAAGTGACAAAAAGTTTGAGAATCGAAGCTGTGAAAAATAAGATAGAGTTGGCTCTACTAACTACACCAACTACTCCAACAGATCGAATGAAAAACATTGTTGAAGCTTCAGAAGGATTTGTATACCTTGTGAGCTCCGTTGGAGTTACCGGTGTACGTGAATCGGTGAATGAACAAGTACCAACCCTTTTAAGGGAAATTAGAGAGGCGACAAGCAAGCCTGTGGCAGTTGGCTTTGGGCTCTCAAAGCCTGAACATTTGAAGAAAGTAGCCGAGTGGGGAGCTGATGGTGTTATTGTTGGTAGTGCCATTGTGAAGGTGTTGGGTGAAGCAAAATCTCCCAAGGAAGGGTTGAAAGAACTTGAAACTTTCATCAAATCGTTTAAATCTGCATTATTGTAA
- the LOC137708881 gene encoding tryptophan synthase alpha chain-like has protein sequence MATFLRYTNTSVTGFQLKNPQNPFYLHSHSQTRTLSIQKRLVTPMAALSITPTTNISHTFRKLKDQGKVAFIPYITAGDPDLSTTAQALKMLDSCGSDVIELGVPFSDPIQDGPVIQASATRSLARGTNFNAIMSMLKEVVPQLSCPIVLFSYLNPILNHGVEKFMHNIMDVGVHGLVVPDAPFEVTESLRQEAVKNKIELALLTTPTTPTDRMKDIVEASEGFVYLVSSVGVTGVRESVNEQVPTLLREIREATSKPVAVGFGLSKPEHLKKVAEWGADGVIVGSAIVKVLGEAKCPKEGLRELETFIKSLKSALL, from the coding sequence ATGGCTACTTTTCTCAGATATACTAATACTTCTGTTACTGGCTTTCAACTTAAGAATCCTCAAAACCCATTCTATCTCCATTCTCATTCTCAAACACGTACCCTCTCAATCCAAAAAAGACTTGTAACCCCAATGGCTGCTCTCAGCATTACCCCTACCACCAACATCTCACACACATTTAGAAAACTCAAGGACCAAGGTAAAGTGGCATTTATCCCCTACATCACCGCCGGCGATCCTGATCTTTCAACCACGGCTCAAGCTTTGAAGATGCTCGATTCTTGCGGATCAGACGTGATCGAATTAGGCGTGCCATTCTCGGATCCAATACAAGACGGTCCAGTTATTCAGGCTTCAGCCACACGTTCCTTGGCAAGGGGGACGAATTTCAACGCAATTATGTCAATGTTGAAGGAGGTGGTGCCACAATTGTCTTGTCCAATTGTTCTATTTTCGTACCTCAACCCGATTCTTAACCATGGTGTTGAAAAGTTCATGCACAACATTATGGACGTTGGGGTACATGGGCTTGTGGTTCCAGACGCTCCATTTGAAGTGACAGAAAGTTTGAGACAAGAAGCTGTGAAAAATAAGATAGAGTTGGCTCTACTAACTACACCAACTACTCCAACGGATCGAATGAAAGACATTGTTGAAGCTTCAGAAGGGTTTGTATACCTTGTGAGCTCCGTGGGAGTTACCGGTGTACGTGAATCGGTGAATGAACAAGTTCCAACCCTTTTAAGGGAAATTAGAGAGGCGACAAGCAAGCCTGTGGCAGTTGGCTTTGGGCTATCAAAGCCTGAACACTTGAAGAAAGTAGCCGAGTGGGGAGCTGATGGTGTTATTGTTGGTAGTGCCATTGTGAAGGTGTTGGGTGAAGCTAAATGTCCCAAGGAAGGGTTAAGAGAACTTGAAACTTTCATCAAATCTTTGAAATCTGCATTATTGTAA
- the LOC137707942 gene encoding chloroplastic group IIB intron splicing facilitator CRS2-B, chloroplastic-like has translation MWYAVSAPNYCISYPRRPCSPTSLRKYSVSTSFRVKASLPDNTNGAKVEYTPWLIVGLGNPGNKYHGTRHNIGFEMIDGIAKAEGIAMNTIQSKALIGIGSIGEVPILLVKPQAYMNYSGESVGPLAAYYQVPLRHILLVYDEMSLPNGVLRIQPKGGHGYHNGVKSVMGHLDGCREFPRLCIGIGNPPGTMDMKAYLLQRFSTVERHQINAALDQGVEAVRTLVLNGFDQSITSFNLRQKYKYHKV, from the exons ATGTGGTATGCTGTCTCTGCCCCAAACTATTGCATATCGTATCCGAGAAGACCTTGCAGCCCTACTTCTCTAAGGAAGTATTCGGTTTCCACAAGTTTTCGTGTGAAAGCTTCCTTACCGGATAATACCAATGGCGCTAAAGTGGAGTACACTCCTTGGCTGATTGTTGGATTGGGTAACCCTGGCAACAAGTACCATGGAACTAGGCACAAT ATTGGTTTCGAGATGATTGATGGTATTGCTAAAGCAGAAGGCATTGCGATGAATACAATACAGTCGAAGGCCTTGATTGGAATAG GCTCCATTGGAGAAGTACCAATTTTGTTGGTGAAGCCTCAAGCCTACATGAATTATAGCGGAGAATCG gttggaccacttgcgGCATATTATCAAGTACCCCTACGCCATATTTTACTG GTTTATGATGAGATGAGCTTACCAAATGGTGTTCTGAGGATTCAGCCAAAAGGTGGACATGGCTACCACAATGG TGTAAAAAGTGTAATGGGCCATCTGGACGGTTGCCGTGAATTTCCTCGGCTGTGTATAG GTATTGGAAATCCCCCTGGAACTATGGACATGAAAGCCTATCTTCTACAGAGATTCAGTACAGTCGAGAGACATCAG ATTAATGCAGCACTGGATCAAGGGGTTGAAGCTGTAAGGACCCTGGTGCTGAATGGATTTGACCAGAGCATCACTAGTTTTAATTTGAGGCAGAAATACAAATATCACAAAGTGTAA
- the LOC137709524 gene encoding plastidic glucose transporter 4-like, with protein MQASTYGSVKGKLGFEDQNQRRVLGFGELKNRASTGSRNLWVAERRTCSGGLSLRATTPAMGAKLAGLRMGSDGISMSTLKPRSVQAHASDGDVENLIPSKPQGKSSGTVLPYVGVACLGAILFGYHLGVVNGALEYLSKDLGIVENAVLQGWVVSTLLAGATVGSFTGGSLADKFGRTKTFQINAIPLAVGAFLCATAQSVQTMIVGRLLAGIGIGVTSAIVPLYISEISPTEIRGALGSVNQLFICIGILAALVAGLPLAANPLWWRTMFGIAVVPSVLLALGMAVSPESPRWLFQQGKISEAEKAIKTLFGKERVTEVMHDLRSSTSGSAEPEAGWFDLFSSRYWKVVSVGAALFLLQQMAGINAVVYYSTSVFRSAGITSDVAASALVGLANVLGTAVASSLMDKQGRKSLLLTSFGGMAASMLLLSLSFTWKALAPFSAPLSVAGTVLYVLSFSLGAGPVPALLLPEIFASRIRAKAVSLSLGMHWISNFVIGLYFLSLVTKFGIGTVYFGFAGVCLLAVLYIAGNVVETKGRSLEEIERALSVVT; from the exons ATGCAAGCGTCAACTTATGGTTCAGTAAAAGGGAAGTTGGGGTTTGAAGATCAAAACCAAAGAAGGGTATTGGGTTTTGGAGAATTGAAAAATAGAGCAAGTACAGGGTCCAGGAATCTGTGGGTTGCTGAGAGGAGAACTTGCTCTGGTGGATTGAGCCTCCGTGCCACAACGCCGGCGATGGGAGCCAAGCTTGCCGGTCTTAGAATGGGGTCTGATGGGATTTCCATGTCCACTTTGAAACCCAGATCAGTCCAGGCTCATGCTTCTG ATGGGGATGTTGAGAATCTTATTCCCTCCAAGCCTCAGGGGAAGTCCTCTGGAACAGTATTGCCGTATGTCGGTGTTGCTTGTCTTGGAGCCATTTTGTTTGGCTATCACCTGGG GGTGGTAAATGGTGCTCTTGAGTACCTATCGAAGGATCTTGGTATTGTGGAAAATGCGGTATTGCAAG GGTGGGTGGTTAGCACACTTCTAGCAGGTGCCACAGTTGGATCATTTACCGGTGGATCGTTGGCTGACAAGTTTGGCAGAACTAAGACTTTTCAAATAAATGCAATTCCGCTAGCAGTTGGAGCATTTTTGTG TGCCACAGCTCAGAGTGTGCAAACGATGATAGTTGGCCGCTTACTTGCTGGCATTGGAATCGGCGTCACTTCCGCTATTGTCCCACTTTATATATCTGAG ATCTCTCCAACTGAAATTCGCGGTGCCCTTGGATCTGTAAACCAGCTTTTTATATGTATTGGGATTCTTGCAGCACTGGTGGCTGGATTACCATTAGCAGCAAATCCCTTATG gtGGAGGACGATGTTTGGTATTGCAGTAGTACCATCTGTTCTATTGGCATTAGGAATGGCTGTTTCACCAGAAAGTCCAAGATGGCTTTTTCAG CAAGGAAAAATTTCTGAAGCTGAAAAGGCTATAAAAACACTATTCGGAAAAGAAAGAGTTACCGAGGTTATGCATGacttgagatcatcaacttcaGGTTCTGCTGAACCTGAAGCGGGCTGGTTTGATTTGTTTAGTAGCCGCTATTGGAAAG TCGTTAGTGTGGGTGCAGCACTTTTCTTGTTACAACAGATGGCTGGGATAAATGCTGTGGTCTATTATTCTACTTCTGTCTTCCGCAGTGCTGGCATTACATCTGATGTTGCAGCAAGTGCTCTGGTTGGATTAGCAAATGTCTTGG GCACAGCTGTTGCATCCTCGTTGATGGACAAACAGGGAAGGAAAAGTCTTCTACTCACAAGCTTCGGTGGAATG GCTGCTTCGATGTTGCTGCTTTCACTGTCCTTTACATGGAAAGCCCTTGCTCCATTTTCTGCCCCCCTTTCTGTCGCTGGAACTGTTCT CTATGTATTGTCCTTTTCACTTGGCGCTGGCCCTGTGCCTGCTCTTCTTCTACCAGAGATTTTTGCTTCAAGAATCAGAGCAAAAGCAGTTTCTTTGTCACTGGGCATGCACTGG ATTTCAAACTTCGTCATAGGCCTCTATTTCTTGAGCCTTGTAACTAAGTTCGGGATCGGCACAGTGTATTTTGGATTCGCTGGCGTCTGCCTTCTGGCTGTCTTGTACATAGCTGGTAATGTTGTTGAAACGAAAGGTCGTTCGTTGGAGGAAATAGAGCGTGCTCTTAGTGTTGTCACTTGA